Proteins from a genomic interval of Egibacteraceae bacterium:
- a CDS encoding carboxypeptidase regulatory-like domain-containing protein, protein MNAHAKSGAVPRPVRTLLASATALLMVSTLVAANPVSADNHFRALDAWNNYFIQAGQGTTDGVFVRWSEPITPTTHGPVSGYTIHEASDCSGEAISTGQTGSWAPGRPAIRDLTMANWAAIQTGRTYHLRVAGATERASASSATNQAECFPFVAQLRAAITGRVTDAETGAGHPDATVVAYDGNGVEVGRQATVATAPQPATIGNYSIEGLAPGTYTVTASAPGYESQSRTVEAPAGQTLGVTFALRREVAPTHGTVAGRVTAASTGAAIAGATVSAHGRTATTDGDGAYTISALDPGEYTVTVAARNFLGASQTTTVEAGRTATVDFALQGVALGRWESTGPLSVPRYDHTTTLLNNGRVLAASGRRVVTGEPVQIVSSAEVYNPQKGTWTATGALNEARWSHTATRLRDGRVLAVGGFAAPYTLTATGAGSNAQPVTSTAEIYDPDTGRWTRTGDLHTRRTLHTASLLPDGTVLVAGGRTCDQAPPAACNFTFRTNTAEIFDPSTGTWTVVGDLTERRHTTSAALLHDGTVIVPAGFSETGNSRTADIYDPATRTWRQTAGPLNVGRARQGAMLLHDGRVLVAAGFQGRDTSEIYDPATDAWTHTGTVADAGRFNFRFQVLPDGQALIAGGAVPGTGVDSSTEVYDPATGQWHSGGAMPAAHGSSSSLSKTDEAILLGVPRSGNAKSTACGPHCGKVLVAGNSTNGAVSLYTPVCPTRMPPPSQRTTCVAHTP, encoded by the coding sequence ATGAACGCACATGCGAAGTCAGGGGCGGTCCCCCGCCCGGTCCGCACGCTGCTCGCCTCGGCGACGGCGCTGCTCATGGTCAGCACCCTCGTGGCCGCCAACCCGGTGTCCGCCGACAACCACTTCCGCGCGCTCGACGCGTGGAACAACTACTTCATCCAGGCTGGGCAGGGCACCACCGACGGCGTGTTCGTCCGCTGGAGCGAACCGATCACGCCGACCACCCATGGTCCCGTGAGCGGCTACACGATCCACGAGGCGAGCGACTGCAGCGGCGAGGCGATCAGCACCGGGCAGACGGGCAGCTGGGCACCGGGTCGTCCGGCGATCCGGGACCTCACCATGGCGAACTGGGCCGCGATCCAGACCGGGCGGACGTACCACCTCCGCGTCGCTGGCGCCACCGAGCGGGCGAGCGCGAGCAGTGCGACCAACCAGGCCGAGTGCTTCCCGTTCGTCGCCCAGCTGCGGGCCGCCATCACGGGGAGGGTGACCGACGCCGAGACGGGTGCGGGCCACCCCGACGCCACCGTCGTCGCCTATGACGGCAACGGTGTCGAGGTCGGCCGCCAGGCGACGGTCGCGACGGCGCCGCAGCCGGCGACGATCGGCAACTACAGCATCGAGGGCCTGGCCCCCGGCACGTACACCGTCACCGCGTCGGCGCCCGGCTACGAGTCGCAGAGCAGAACGGTCGAGGCGCCGGCGGGCCAGACGCTCGGCGTGACGTTCGCACTGAGACGCGAGGTGGCACCGACTCACGGGACCGTTGCCGGCAGGGTCACCGCCGCGAGCACCGGCGCGGCGATCGCGGGTGCGACGGTGTCGGCCCACGGCCGCACGGCGACCACCGACGGGGACGGCGCATACACGATCAGTGCGCTGGACCCCGGCGAGTACACGGTGACCGTCGCGGCGCGCAACTTCCTCGGCGCGTCACAGACCACGACCGTCGAGGCCGGCCGGACCGCCACCGTCGACTTCGCCCTCCAGGGCGTGGCGTTGGGCCGCTGGGAGTCGACCGGCCCGCTGTCGGTGCCCCGCTACGACCACACGACGACGCTGCTGAACAACGGCCGGGTCCTCGCGGCCTCGGGGCGCCGCGTCGTCACCGGCGAACCGGTGCAGATCGTGTCCTCCGCCGAGGTGTACAACCCGCAGAAGGGCACGTGGACGGCCACGGGCGCGCTCAACGAGGCTCGCTGGAGCCACACCGCCACCCGGTTGCGCGACGGGCGGGTGCTCGCCGTCGGCGGGTTCGCCGCCCCCTACACGCTGACAGCCACCGGGGCCGGCAGCAACGCCCAGCCGGTGACGAGCACCGCGGAGATCTACGACCCCGACACGGGCAGGTGGACGCGCACGGGCGACCTCCACACGCGCCGCACGCTGCACACGGCGAGCCTGCTGCCCGACGGGACGGTCCTCGTCGCCGGTGGGCGCACCTGCGACCAGGCGCCGCCGGCGGCCTGCAACTTCACGTTCCGCACGAACACCGCGGAGATCTTCGACCCGTCCACCGGGACATGGACGGTGGTCGGCGACCTCACCGAGCGGCGGCACACGACGTCGGCGGCGCTGCTGCACGACGGCACCGTGATCGTGCCGGCGGGCTTCAGCGAGACCGGCAACAGCCGCACGGCCGACATCTACGACCCGGCGACGCGCACCTGGCGCCAGACGGCCGGACCGCTCAACGTCGGCCGGGCCCGCCAGGGCGCCATGCTCCTGCACGACGGCCGGGTGCTCGTCGCCGCCGGCTTCCAGGGTCGGGACACCTCGGAGATCTACGATCCGGCCACCGACGCGTGGACGCACACTGGCACGGTGGCAGACGCGGGGCGGTTCAACTTCCGCTTCCAGGTGCTGCCCGACGGCCAGGCCCTCATCGCCGGCGGCGCCGTGCCCGGAACGGGCGTGGACAGCAGCACGGAGGTCTACGACCCGGCCACCGGACAGTGGCACTCGGGCGGCGCCATGCCCGCAGCACACGGTTCGAGCTCGTCGCTCTCGAAGACCGACGAGGCCATCCTGCTGGGCGTCCCCCGATCCGGGAACGCGAAGTCGACCGCGTGCGGCCCGCACTGCGGCAAGGTGCTCGTCGCCGGCAACAGCACGAACGGGGCGGTGTCGCTCTACACCCCGGTCTGCCCGACGCGCATGCCGCCGCCTTCGCAGCGGACGACCTGCGTCGCGCACACCCCGTAA
- a CDS encoding SIS domain-containing protein, with translation MAAEMAEQPRVLTDLVTRREAIVSSVRAVLPQPLRAIVLIARGSSDHAAVYGRYALEAACGVPVALAAPSLHTLYRVPADYAGCLAVAMSQSGRTPEIVTVLDRLQEHGATGVAVTNDTASPLAEVADVVVAMHAGEERAVPATKTFTAQLAVLAFLAEAVGQPPWRAEEWASVPAAVQEVLDDASVAEDAVDRIGGAPGLVVVGRGYLYASALETALKLKETASVLAHGYSAADLRHGPIAVVERDFPALVLATPGPTWDDLQDLVGLLRERGARVVRVAPGGDLTLPATPSEPLVPLPVAVRGQQLARSLALRRGFDPDSPEGLRKITPTR, from the coding sequence ATGGCCGCCGAGATGGCCGAACAGCCCCGGGTGCTCACCGACCTCGTCACGCGCCGGGAGGCGATCGTCTCGTCGGTCCGGGCCGTGCTGCCCCAGCCGCTGCGCGCGATCGTGCTCATCGCGCGCGGCTCGTCGGACCACGCCGCGGTGTACGGGCGCTACGCCCTCGAGGCGGCGTGCGGGGTGCCGGTCGCGCTGGCGGCGCCGAGCCTCCACACGCTGTACCGGGTGCCCGCGGACTACGCCGGGTGCCTCGCGGTGGCGATGAGCCAGTCGGGCCGCACACCGGAGATCGTCACCGTCCTCGACCGGTTGCAGGAGCATGGCGCGACCGGCGTGGCGGTGACCAACGACACCGCCTCGCCCCTGGCGGAGGTCGCCGACGTCGTCGTCGCGATGCACGCCGGCGAGGAGCGGGCGGTCCCGGCCACGAAGACGTTCACCGCGCAGCTTGCCGTGCTCGCGTTCCTCGCCGAGGCCGTCGGGCAGCCACCGTGGCGGGCGGAGGAGTGGGCCTCGGTGCCCGCCGCGGTGCAGGAGGTGCTCGACGACGCCAGCGTCGCGGAGGACGCCGTCGACCGGATCGGGGGCGCCCCGGGCCTCGTGGTCGTCGGGCGCGGCTACCTCTACGCCTCCGCGCTCGAGACCGCCCTCAAGCTCAAGGAGACGGCGTCGGTGCTCGCCCACGGCTACTCGGCGGCCGACCTGCGGCACGGCCCCATCGCCGTCGTCGAACGCGACTTCCCGGCGCTCGTGCTTGCCACGCCCGGGCCAACCTGGGACGACCTGCAGGATCTCGTGGGCCTGTTGCGGGAACGCGGTGCCCGCGTGGTGCGCGTCGCTCCGGGCGGTGACCTCACGCTGCCCGCGACGCCGAGCGAACCCCTCGTTCCCCTTCCCGTGGCGGTGCGCGGCCAGCAGCTCGCCCGCTCCCTCGCACTGCGGCGGGGCTTCGACCCCGACAGCCCCGAGGGGCTCCGCAAGATCACCCCGACCCGTTGA
- the nagA gene encoding N-acetylglucosamine-6-phosphate deacetylase has protein sequence MVAGGLVRQVGVGGGQGRSLAVPGFVDLQVNGFAGVDFLGADVAAYGEVGGALLRSGVTAFQPTFISSPPGAYLAALDVAGRAQSTAVGPRLLGVHLEGPFLSPQFAGAHDPAHLVDPQVDLADRLCDAGPVRYMTLAPERPGALDLIAHLVARGITVAVGHTDADAPTAHAAFDRGARAVTHIHNAQRRWRARDPGVAGAALARRDVVVQAIVDGVHLAPETTLAAFLAARGRFALVTDAIEAAGLPDGRYRLGDRDVTVNGGAARLADGTLAGSVLSMDAAVRNLVALGATIVEAVEAATRVPAGLVGRPELGTLRPGTPADLVVLDDDLLVQRTVVRGEEHAG, from the coding sequence GTGGTCGCCGGCGGGCTCGTCCGCCAGGTCGGGGTGGGCGGTGGCCAGGGTCGAAGCCTTGCCGTCCCCGGGTTCGTCGACCTGCAGGTGAACGGCTTCGCCGGCGTCGACTTCCTCGGCGCCGACGTCGCCGCCTACGGCGAGGTGGGCGGAGCGCTCCTGCGCTCCGGCGTGACCGCGTTCCAGCCGACCTTCATCTCCTCCCCGCCCGGCGCCTACCTCGCCGCGCTCGACGTCGCGGGACGCGCCCAGTCCACGGCGGTCGGCCCCCGTCTGCTCGGCGTCCACCTCGAGGGGCCGTTCCTGTCCCCGCAGTTCGCCGGAGCGCACGACCCGGCGCACCTCGTCGACCCGCAGGTCGACCTCGCCGACCGGCTCTGCGACGCCGGGCCGGTGCGCTACATGACCCTCGCGCCGGAGCGGCCGGGGGCCCTGGACCTCATCGCGCATCTCGTCGCCCGGGGCATCACCGTGGCGGTGGGGCACACCGACGCCGACGCCCCCACCGCGCACGCCGCGTTCGACCGGGGCGCCCGGGCGGTGACGCACATCCACAACGCCCAGCGCCGCTGGCGCGCGCGCGACCCCGGCGTGGCCGGCGCCGCCCTTGCCCGCCGCGACGTCGTCGTCCAGGCGATCGTCGACGGCGTCCACCTCGCCCCGGAGACGACCCTGGCTGCCTTCCTCGCCGCCCGGGGGCGGTTCGCGCTCGTCACCGACGCGATCGAGGCGGCGGGGCTGCCCGACGGCCGCTACCGGCTCGGCGACCGAGACGTCACGGTCAACGGCGGGGCGGCGCGGCTGGCGGACGGGACCCTCGCCGGGAGCGTGCTGAGCATGGACGCGGCGGTCCGCAACCTCGTCGCCCTCGGCGCGACCATCGTCGAGGCGGTCGAGGCCGCCACCCGTGTGCCGGCGGGGCTCGTCGGCCGCCCGGAGCTCGGCACGCTGCGCCCGGGCACACCTGCGGACCTCGTGGTCCTCGACGACGACCTGTTGGTGCAGCGCACCGTCGTGCGCGGCGAGGAGCACGCCGGATGA
- a CDS encoding HAD family phosphatase, protein MSPAPPYPPEAVVFDLDGLLVDSEDAWARATRQVVEDLGGVWEDALHTLLLGSGPAEAARLLAAHLGGRHAPADIAASMRGAAAAAFARGFEPRPGAVELVKALHGQLPLAVATNSERALADRALSSSGLAGWFATVVCADDVVAPKPAPDPYTMACAGCGARPERSVALEDSPAGTRSAKAAGLWVIGCPSLPGVTLPAADVVVASLTAVDPDLLAQPGRGVGSRGSRDRPT, encoded by the coding sequence ATGTCCCCGGCGCCGCCGTACCCGCCCGAGGCGGTCGTCTTCGACCTCGACGGACTGCTCGTGGACTCCGAGGACGCCTGGGCGCGCGCCACCCGGCAGGTCGTCGAGGACCTCGGCGGCGTCTGGGAGGACGCGCTGCACACGCTGCTGCTCGGTTCGGGGCCCGCTGAGGCCGCACGACTCCTCGCCGCTCACCTCGGCGGCCGGCACGCGCCGGCGGACATCGCCGCCAGCATGCGCGGTGCCGCCGCCGCGGCGTTCGCGAGAGGTTTCGAACCCCGGCCTGGCGCGGTCGAGCTCGTCAAGGCGCTGCACGGGCAGCTGCCGCTTGCGGTCGCGACGAACTCCGAGCGTGCGCTCGCTGACCGGGCGCTGTCCTCGAGCGGCCTGGCGGGCTGGTTCGCGACGGTCGTGTGCGCCGACGACGTCGTGGCGCCCAAGCCGGCCCCCGACCCCTACACGATGGCGTGCGCCGGCTGTGGCGCGCGGCCTGAGCGGTCGGTGGCCCTGGAGGACTCGCCGGCGGGCACCCGTTCAGCGAAGGCCGCCGGGCTGTGGGTCATCGGCTGCCCCTCGCTTCCAGGGGTCACCCTGCCCGCGGCTGATGTGGTCGTGGCGAGCCTCACGGCCGTCGACCCCGACCTGCTCGCTCAGCCGGGGCGGGGTGTGGGGTCGCGGGGCAGTCGGGACAGGCCGACGTAG
- a CDS encoding acyl-ACP desaturase: MPTRYTDRALIAELEPKAEELLNRHEKVAKEWFPHEYVPWSLGRDYPAFFDGGDDWTPDQPRVTGVAQTALEVNLLTEDNLPSYHREIHEMFGSGDGAWINWTHRWTAEENRHGIVLRDYLIVTRNVDPYELERLRMDAMQKGYDRGNKDSLRGMAYVAFQELATRISHRNTGRYSQDPVADRIMARISADENLHMVFYRDMLAAALELDPSRLVEAVTAEVVDFAMPGTVIKGFQRKAVEIAKAGIYDLRIHHDEVVWPLLRHWRIFELEGLDGGGAKAREQLAEHMDNLDRLATRYEEKRAARAAKQAAQAS; this comes from the coding sequence GTGCCGACCCGCTACACGGACCGCGCGCTCATCGCCGAGCTCGAGCCGAAGGCCGAGGAGCTGCTGAACCGCCACGAGAAGGTGGCGAAGGAGTGGTTCCCCCATGAGTACGTCCCGTGGAGTCTCGGCCGCGACTACCCGGCCTTCTTCGACGGCGGTGACGACTGGACGCCTGACCAGCCGCGGGTGACCGGCGTCGCCCAGACGGCGCTCGAGGTCAACCTCCTCACGGAGGACAACCTGCCGAGCTACCACCGCGAGATCCACGAGATGTTCGGCTCCGGCGACGGCGCGTGGATCAACTGGACGCACCGCTGGACCGCCGAGGAGAACCGCCACGGCATCGTGCTGCGCGACTACCTCATCGTCACGCGCAACGTCGACCCGTACGAGCTCGAGCGGCTGCGGATGGACGCGATGCAGAAGGGCTACGACCGGGGGAACAAGGACTCCCTGCGGGGGATGGCCTACGTGGCATTCCAGGAGCTCGCGACCCGCATCAGTCACCGCAACACAGGCCGCTACTCGCAGGACCCCGTCGCCGACCGCATCATGGCCCGGATCTCCGCCGACGAGAACCTCCACATGGTCTTCTACCGCGACATGCTCGCCGCGGCGCTCGAGCTGGACCCGTCGCGTCTCGTCGAGGCGGTCACCGCCGAGGTGGTCGACTTCGCGATGCCCGGCACGGTCATCAAGGGCTTTCAGCGCAAGGCTGTGGAGATCGCGAAGGCGGGCATCTACGACCTGCGCATCCACCACGACGAGGTCGTGTGGCCGCTGCTGCGCCACTGGCGCATCTTCGAGCTCGAAGGCCTCGACGGGGGCGGGGCGAAGGCCCGGGAGCAGCTCGCCGAGCACATGGACAACCTCGACCGGCTGGCCACCCGCTACGAGGAGAAGCGCGCCGCCCGCGCGGCCAAGCAGGCGGCCCAGGCCTCCTGA
- a CDS encoding glycoside hydrolase family 3 N-terminal domain-containing protein codes for MRPRAIRLAGTLLAVLMALTVGVPAAAQSARRPPHAGGGAAGPPVHAEQGLLRSTVARMSLEELVGQLFTTHVYGAHAQDTSRAADNQAKYGVSTPAEVVRKYHLGGVIYFAWSGNTQDPAQIRGLSTSLQDVAGAQPSRVPLHVAIDQETGIVARMLEPATVFPGAMALGATRDADLAARVFAITARELDAVGVTMNFAPVLDVNTNPQNPVIGVRSFGEEPGLVGGLGTATMAALQAGGVSATIKHFPGHGDTDVDSHYGLPSVEYDRETLMNVHVAPFAQAINAGADAVMTAHMIVRAVDPDLPATLSRRVLTGLLREELGFDGLIVTDALEMGALANFWDSAEIAVMALQAGADVLLMPADMDLAYRGVLDAVRSGQISRRRIEESVMRILRAKYARGLFHNPYPEHPLDVVGSPAHQAVAVEAGERATTLVANDAGLLPLDAAEVASVLVTGWGAATTATLGSLVAAHGPEVTVRETGANPRQETIAGVLAEAQRHDVVVVATMSAAFAPAVGQRQLVEALHAADTPVVVIAVRNPYDIASFPQVDTYLATYSWRPVSLRGAVAVVFGAVAPTGRLPVTIPTADFTGVLYPFGHGLGF; via the coding sequence ATGCGACCCCGAGCGATCCGCCTGGCGGGCACGCTGCTCGCCGTCCTCATGGCCCTGACCGTCGGCGTGCCCGCAGCGGCCCAGAGCGCCCGCCGTCCGCCCCACGCAGGCGGAGGTGCCGCAGGCCCGCCCGTGCACGCCGAGCAGGGACTCCTGCGCAGCACGGTGGCGCGGATGAGCCTGGAGGAGCTCGTCGGGCAGCTGTTCACCACGCACGTCTACGGCGCGCACGCGCAGGACACGAGCCGTGCGGCGGACAACCAGGCCAAGTACGGCGTGAGCACGCCGGCCGAGGTCGTGCGGAAGTACCACCTCGGCGGCGTCATCTACTTCGCGTGGTCGGGCAACACGCAAGACCCCGCGCAGATCCGTGGGCTGTCCACGTCGCTGCAGGACGTAGCCGGCGCGCAGCCGTCCAGGGTGCCGCTGCACGTGGCCATCGACCAGGAGACGGGGATCGTGGCCCGGATGCTGGAGCCGGCGACGGTGTTCCCGGGTGCGATGGCGCTCGGGGCCACCCGCGACGCCGACCTGGCCGCGCGGGTCTTCGCCATCACCGCGCGGGAGCTCGACGCGGTCGGGGTGACCATGAACTTCGCGCCGGTCCTCGACGTGAACACCAACCCGCAGAACCCCGTGATCGGCGTCCGCTCGTTCGGTGAGGAGCCCGGGCTCGTCGGCGGCCTCGGCACGGCGACCATGGCGGCGCTGCAGGCCGGTGGGGTGTCGGCGACGATCAAGCACTTCCCCGGCCACGGGGACACCGACGTCGACAGCCACTACGGCCTGCCGTCGGTGGAGTACGACCGCGAGACGCTCATGAACGTCCACGTCGCGCCGTTCGCGCAGGCGATCAACGCCGGCGCCGACGCGGTGATGACCGCGCACATGATCGTGCGGGCCGTCGACCCCGACCTGCCCGCGACGCTGTCGCGCCGGGTCCTGACCGGGCTGCTGCGCGAGGAGCTCGGCTTCGACGGTCTCATCGTCACCGACGCGCTGGAGATGGGCGCGCTGGCGAACTTCTGGGACTCCGCCGAGATCGCCGTCATGGCGCTGCAGGCCGGCGCCGACGTCCTGCTCATGCCCGCCGACATGGACCTGGCCTACCGGGGCGTGCTCGACGCCGTGCGCAGCGGGCAGATCAGCAGGCGGCGCATCGAGGAGTCGGTGATGCGCATCCTGCGGGCCAAGTACGCCCGCGGCCTGTTCCACAACCCTTACCCCGAACATCCGCTGGACGTCGTCGGCAGCCCCGCCCACCAGGCGGTGGCCGTGGAAGCCGGCGAGCGTGCGACGACCCTGGTGGCCAACGACGCCGGGCTGCTGCCCCTGGACGCCGCCGAGGTGGCCAGCGTGCTCGTCACCGGCTGGGGGGCCGCGACCACCGCGACCCTCGGCAGCCTCGTCGCCGCCCACGGGCCCGAGGTCACCGTGCGCGAGACGGGCGCCAACCCCCGTCAGGAGACCATCGCCGGGGTCCTCGCCGAGGCCCAGCGGCACGACGTCGTCGTCGTCGCGACGATGTCGGCGGCGTTCGCGCCCGCCGTCGGCCAGCGACAGCTCGTCGAGGCACTTCACGCCGCAGACACCCCCGTGGTCGTGATCGCGGTGCGCAACCCCTACGACATCGCAAGCTTCCCTCAGGTGGACACCTACCTCGCGACGTACAGCTGGCGGCCCGTATCCCTGCGCGGCGCGGTGGCGGTCGTCTTCGGGGCGGTCGCGCCGACCGGTCGTCTGCCCGTCACCATCCCGACCGCGGACTTCACCGGTGTGCTGTACCCGTTCGGCCACGGGCTCGGCTTCTAG
- a CDS encoding TetR/AcrR family transcriptional regulator has product MTEGRMTASQRRDQLVGVAKAVFAEQGYLGASIEEIAARAKVSKPIVYEHFGGKEGLYAVVVDRETRRLLEMITVRLGPGISPREQVHASAAAFLDYIEADSAGFRVLTRDSPSGFAGGGLAGLLSDVAAKAEDVLKGFFAESGLDPEMVPLYARALIGMVVHVGAWWSEVREPDKEVVAAHVSALAYVGLSRLPRDPTPRPG; this is encoded by the coding sequence ATGACCGAGGGGCGGATGACGGCGAGCCAGCGGCGTGACCAGCTCGTCGGCGTGGCGAAGGCCGTCTTCGCCGAGCAGGGCTACCTCGGCGCCTCGATCGAGGAGATCGCCGCCCGGGCCAAGGTGTCCAAGCCGATCGTCTATGAGCACTTCGGGGGCAAGGAGGGGCTCTACGCCGTCGTGGTGGACCGCGAGACCCGCCGGCTGCTGGAGATGATCACCGTCCGTCTCGGTCCCGGAATCAGCCCGCGCGAGCAGGTGCACGCCAGCGCCGCCGCGTTCCTCGACTACATCGAGGCGGACTCCGCCGGGTTCCGCGTGCTGACCCGCGACTCGCCGTCGGGCTTCGCCGGCGGCGGACTGGCGGGGCTGCTGTCCGACGTGGCGGCCAAGGCGGAGGACGTCCTGAAGGGCTTCTTCGCCGAGTCCGGCCTCGATCCGGAGATGGTCCCCCTCTACGCCCGCGCCCTCATCGGCATGGTCGTGCATGTCGGCGCCTGGTGGAGCGAGGTGCGTGAGCCCGACAAGGAGGTCGTCGCCGCCCACGTGTCGGCCCTCGCCTACGTCGGCCTGTCCCGACTGCCCCGCGACCCCACACCCCGCCCCGGCTGA
- a CDS encoding DUF6098 family protein, translating into MDEDLPELRTLAQLAEHVRPGVFVRFSRGPAVDRDRCSRDYESGLELPGLSVNPLQPEPWWTRPVKEWLARQLCNYVHLADEADDERRAWILEGEVVARGPDNEPLVTGVRPLAWLSAGLVEEAKRLYAERFDVAEDST; encoded by the coding sequence ATGGACGAGGACCTGCCCGAGCTGCGCACGCTGGCCCAGCTGGCCGAGCATGTCCGCCCCGGCGTCTTCGTGCGGTTCTCCCGCGGGCCCGCCGTCGACCGCGACCGCTGCAGCCGCGACTACGAGAGCGGTCTGGAGCTGCCCGGTCTCTCGGTCAACCCCCTGCAGCCGGAGCCCTGGTGGACCCGCCCGGTCAAGGAGTGGCTCGCCCGCCAGCTCTGCAACTACGTCCACCTCGCCGACGAGGCCGACGACGAGCGCAGGGCCTGGATCCTGGAAGGCGAGGTCGTGGCACGCGGACCCGACAACGAGCCGCTCGTGACCGGCGTCCGGCCGCTCGCCTGGCTGTCCGCGGGGCTCGTCGAGGAGGCCAAGCGGCTCTACGCCGAGCGCTTCGACGTCGCGGAGGACTCGACGTAG
- a CDS encoding 2,3-diphosphoglycerate-dependent phosphoglycerate mutase, with amino-acid sequence MSQLILVRHGQSTWNAENRFTGWVDVPLSEAGWVEARKAGERLAAAGVRVDRAFTSTLVRAIETGRTVLEALGQPELAQVEAWELNERFYGALTGRNKDEAREEFGEEQVHIWRRGYDVDLPGGESLKDTTARAMPYFERVILPATYEVDVVLVSAHGNSLRAIVKDLDGLDADAVTRLEIPTGVPLVYELEDGRPVDKRVLL; translated from the coding sequence ATGAGCCAGCTCATCCTCGTCCGCCACGGCCAGTCGACCTGGAACGCCGAGAACCGCTTCACCGGATGGGTCGACGTGCCGCTGTCGGAGGCCGGATGGGTGGAGGCGCGCAAGGCCGGGGAGCGCCTGGCCGCGGCCGGCGTGCGCGTCGACCGTGCGTTTACCTCCACCCTCGTGCGGGCGATCGAGACCGGCCGCACGGTGCTCGAGGCGCTCGGGCAACCCGAGCTGGCGCAGGTCGAAGCGTGGGAGCTGAACGAGCGCTTCTACGGCGCGCTCACCGGCAGGAACAAGGACGAGGCGCGCGAGGAGTTCGGCGAGGAGCAGGTGCACATCTGGCGGCGCGGGTACGACGTCGACTTGCCCGGTGGGGAGAGCCTGAAGGACACCACCGCCCGGGCCATGCCCTACTTCGAGCGCGTCATCCTGCCGGCCACGTACGAGGTCGACGTCGTCCTGGTGAGCGCGCACGGCAACTCGCTCCGGGCGATCGTGAAGGACCTCGACGGCCTCGACGCCGACGCGGTCACGCGCCTGGAGATCCCCACCGGCGTGCCCCTCGTGTACGAGCTCGAAGACGGGCGCCCCGTCGACAAGCGCGTGCTCCTCTGA